One genomic segment of Drosophila melanogaster chromosome 3L includes these proteins:
- the mthl14 gene encoding methuselah-like 14 translates to MNLGHWNFLLALISLQTFFNASAQISTVNNSSKGSNNSNIFHEDTFNSTSIDVLDASIHSTLVVPQTYSTEAATISGARFATSVPVQSPVDNPLDPADCSQREKYRKQPVATPSSRLRKCCPHGENLNIYRENQSDSMCDNGLLSFEPTIISAVLFDNCIEDLEVETTLDYDIGNPCNSSLLYDDKDDVFFVLQDGSLLIIDKFGNESYTVKEHYCLDIDKSGHLFAFTCVTQVEEQIAFAKVVFVAVLMLISMPCLLLVSYLHMTLRLLRNLHGLSLSLMSLCLASGYFVHSVVHIYGIPNQGFIGYVIQFCILSYFFWYLCICFNVLLNVWYKLPCCIQCSKSWATFNFACYAVFAFSGPATIVALTVQKGLPGMPSYFLQGLTESIRDSQRYFIPPVSTILFLSFLLNIISFFGFQRISGYAKAEKNIQERKCLFDQQKYEDVKKDAKCVSLLGIIMVVSWLLEIITFYSGSNSNYLILCDMVNGLQGVWVLLIFLVVRRRRTIILRWWYDRGSHEIEGTELQALSNSPT, encoded by the exons ATGAATCTAGGCCACTGGAATTTTCTCCTAGCTCTAATCAGTTTACAAACGTTTTTTAACGCCTCCGCACAGATAAGCACTGTAAATAACAGTTCGAAGGGATCAAACAACTCAAA TATTTTCCATGAAGACACATTCAATAGCACTTCGATTGACGTTCTGGACGCCTCAATACATTCAACACTGGTTGTACCTCAAACATATTCGACAGAAGCTGCAACAATATCAGGTGCTAGGTTCGCAACCTCTGTTCCTGTTCAAAGTCCTGTAGACAACCCGTTAGATCCGGCGGACTGTTCTCAACGGGAAAAGTACAGAAAGCAACCAGTTGCAACACCATCGTCTCGTTTAAGAAAATGCTGCCCACATGGAgaaaacttaaatatatatcggGAAAATCAAAGCGATTCGATGTGCGACAACGGGCTCTTAAGCTTCGAACCGACTATAATAAGTGCAGTTCTGTTCGATAACTGCATTGAAGATTTGGAGGTTGAGACTACGCTCGACTACGACATTGGAAATCCGTGCAACAG TTCTCTTTTGTACGACGACAAAGACGATGTTTTCTTTGTTCTGCAAGACGGTTCGTTATTAATCATCGACAAATTTGGCAACGAATCATACACTGTGAAGGAACATTATTGCTTGGATATTGATAAGTCAGGACACTTGTTTGCCTTTACATGTGTAACCCAAGTGGAAGAACAAATTGCCTTCGCAAAA GTCGTTTTTGTTGCCGTTCTTATGCTTATATCTATGCCCTGCCTGCTATTAGTTAGTTATTTGCACATGACACTTCGTTTATTGCGTAACTTGCATGGTCTCTCGCTAAGTTTGATGTCTCTGTGCTTGGCGTCTGGATACTTTGTGCACTCCGTTGTGCACATCTATGGGATCCCGAACCAAGGGTTCATTGGCTACGTCATacagttttgtattttaagtTACTTCTTCTGGTACTTGTGCATATGCTTCAATGTTCTTTTGAATGTGTGGTACAAGTTGCCTTGCTGCATTCAATGCTCAAAGAGTTGGGCCACCTTTAATTTTGCGTGTTACGCTGTTTTTGCCTTTTCCGGACCGGCCACAATAGTTGCACTAACTGTTCAAAAAGGACTCCCAGGAATGCCGTCTTACTTTCTGCAAG GCCTAACTGAATCCATCCGAGATTCCCAACGTTACTTTATTCCTCCAGTGTCTACTATACTTTTTCTAAGTTTTTTG CTTAACATCATATCGTTCTTCGGATTTCAACGTATAAGCGGCTACGCCAAGGCTGAAAAAAACATTCAGGAGCGAAAATGCTTGTTTGACCAACAAAAATATGAAGATGTTAAAAAAGA CGCTAAATGTGTCAGCTTACTTGGAATAATAATGGTCGTTAGCTGGCTGCTCgaaataataacattttaCTCGGGATCGAATTCAAATTACCTGATACTCTGTGACATGGTGAATGGACTCCAGGGAGTTTGGGTACTGCTCATTTTTCTAGTCGTGCGCAGGCGTCGCACAATAATATTAAGGTGGTGGTATGATCGTGGTTCCCACGAAATTGAAGGCACAGAGCTGCAAGCTCTTAGTAATAGTCCCACATAG